A region from the uncultured Holophaga sp. genome encodes:
- a CDS encoding trypsin-like peptidase domain-containing protein: MKTWITCALTAAILAPALGSAEAKPAKKSPEELVVEANRKISGPRPLAPKRPLTQAERQRVGVFRSARKSVVFIASAALVRDVKTRNLSLVPAGSGTGFVWDEAGHVVTNLHVIMVQDQSGHLSAPADLVVTLADGKTYRCQVIGISTAYDVAVLQVFAPLKDMKPLPIGSSGDLVVGQDVMAIGNPFGLDHTLTQGIVSALGRQLITLFDTTISEVIQTDAAINPGNSGGPLLDSGGRLVGMNTAIAPATGASVGIGFAIPADILRQVVPTLIRKGVLDRPHLGFEAASTQVAKNLGVNRGVVISDVEEGGPAARAGLRPLKVLQDGKVELGDVIVGYQGQAVSSVGQLWSMMEQDSSESERSFDVVRGGKIIRLVIKPGKVQKAKTTI; encoded by the coding sequence ATGAAGACCTGGATCACCTGCGCCCTGACAGCGGCAATCCTCGCTCCGGCCCTGGGCTCGGCGGAGGCCAAGCCTGCCAAAAAGAGCCCCGAGGAGCTGGTGGTCGAGGCCAATCGCAAGATCTCGGGTCCCCGTCCCCTGGCGCCCAAACGCCCCCTGACCCAGGCCGAGCGCCAGCGGGTCGGGGTCTTCAGGTCCGCCCGGAAGTCCGTGGTCTTCATTGCCAGCGCCGCCCTGGTGCGGGACGTGAAGACCCGCAACCTGAGCCTGGTTCCCGCCGGGTCCGGCACCGGCTTCGTCTGGGACGAGGCTGGGCATGTGGTCACCAACCTGCACGTCATCATGGTCCAGGACCAGAGCGGGCATCTCAGTGCCCCGGCGGACCTGGTGGTTACCCTGGCGGACGGCAAAACCTACCGCTGCCAGGTCATCGGGATCAGCACGGCCTACGATGTGGCGGTGCTCCAGGTCTTCGCCCCCCTCAAGGACATGAAGCCGCTGCCCATCGGCAGTTCCGGGGATCTGGTGGTGGGGCAGGATGTCATGGCCATCGGCAACCCCTTCGGACTGGACCACACCCTCACCCAGGGGATCGTCTCGGCCCTGGGTCGGCAGCTGATCACCCTTTTCGACACCACCATCTCCGAGGTGATCCAGACCGATGCCGCCATCAACCCCGGCAACTCGGGCGGGCCCCTTCTGGACAGCGGGGGACGCCTCGTGGGCATGAACACGGCCATTGCCCCCGCCACCGGCGCTTCCGTGGGCATCGGCTTCGCCATCCCTGCCGACATCCTGCGTCAGGTGGTGCCCACCCTCATCCGCAAGGGGGTGCTGGACCGTCCCCACCTGGGCTTCGAGGCCGCCAGCACCCAGGTGGCCAAGAACCTGGGGGTCAACCGGGGCGTGGTGATCAGCGATGTGGAGGAGGGTGGACCCGCGGCCCGGGCCGGTCTGCGCCCCCTCAAGGTCCTTCAGGACGGCAAGGTCGAACTGGGGGATGTGATCGTCGGCTACCAGGGCCAGGCCGTGAGCTCCGTGGGCCAGCTCTGGTCCATGATGGAGCAGGACTCCAGCGAATCGGAGCGGAGCTTTGATGTGGTCCGGGGGGGCAAGATCATCCGTCTGGTCATCAAACCGGGCAAGGTCCAGAAGGCCAAGACCACCATCTGA
- a CDS encoding sulfite exporter TauE/SafE family protein, producing MLHSLFPFFGGLGAGFSGGVLSGLFGIGGGIVLVPLMGLVLGLHQQAAQGVALAATLPPLGLPAVLQYRRSGVPIHWRIIGFLIAAFLVGGWLGARLANHLPSREMRWIFVVFLLVVAVRTWLGVKGKQGQERSTALAWSEAALPGLGIGFIGGISSGLLGIGGGIIMVPLMVGFLKLPQHQAQLASLTMMLFPVGLPAVWVYALSQGHFPWVILIGVALGFTCGALLGAKVANRLHGRHLKKIFAALVVLMALLLVLK from the coding sequence ATGCTTCACAGTCTCTTCCCCTTTTTCGGAGGTCTCGGGGCCGGCTTCAGCGGTGGCGTGCTCTCAGGGCTCTTCGGCATCGGCGGCGGGATCGTGCTGGTGCCCCTGATGGGCTTGGTGCTGGGCCTGCACCAGCAGGCCGCGCAGGGGGTCGCCCTGGCGGCCACCCTGCCGCCCCTTGGGCTCCCGGCGGTGCTGCAGTACCGCCGCAGCGGGGTACCTATCCACTGGCGCATCATCGGCTTCCTCATTGCCGCCTTCCTGGTGGGGGGCTGGCTGGGGGCCCGGCTGGCCAACCACCTGCCTTCCCGGGAGATGCGCTGGATCTTCGTGGTCTTCCTCCTGGTGGTGGCGGTGCGGACCTGGCTGGGGGTGAAGGGGAAGCAGGGCCAGGAGCGCAGCACCGCTCTGGCCTGGTCCGAGGCGGCCCTGCCCGGCCTCGGCATCGGCTTCATCGGTGGGATCTCTTCAGGTCTGCTGGGCATCGGCGGTGGGATCATCATGGTGCCCCTGATGGTGGGTTTCCTGAAGCTGCCCCAGCATCAGGCCCAGTTGGCCAGTCTGACCATGATGCTCTTCCCCGTCGGTCTCCCGGCGGTCTGGGTCTACGCCCTCAGCCAGGGGCACTTCCCCTGGGTGATCCTCATCGGGGTGGCCTTGGGCTTCACCTGCGGGGCCCTTCTGGGGGCCAAGGTGGCCAATCGCCTCCACGGGCGTCATCTCAAGAAGATCTTCGCCGCCCTCGTGGTGCTCATGGCCCTGCTCCTGGTCCTGAAGTAG
- the ribD gene encoding bifunctional diaminohydroxyphosphoribosylaminopyrimidine deaminase/5-amino-6-(5-phosphoribosylamino)uracil reductase RibD, giving the protein MDSSVPELSPAWAWQLATGGPWPDPNALRGDERLMSLAIQEGLKGVGLSSPNPPVGCVIARDGRVIGRGVHVQAGTPHGEIMALRDAASRGNEVKGATAYVTLEPCCHYGRTPPCTEALLAAGIARVVVGTRDPNPRVDGGGMALLRSRGIEVTEAVLGEACSHFHAPFFKLIRTGLPWVVLKLAVGSDGSTGPDGERTEITSPEIQGLAHALRRACEAIVVGSGTVAVDDPSLTDRWPEATLPHRRFLRVVLDTHGHLAAACRVWQPVEGQPALRATVGSRSPIPGVEDLQLPPGPRGCSLRHLLHELAARGVGRVLLEGGPTLAKRAMVEGLVDEFHRFRSERPAGGPPVLGREADHFIRVTSTPFPGGSWDVLLPGVC; this is encoded by the coding sequence ATGGACTCCTCAGTGCCTGAGCTGAGCCCGGCCTGGGCCTGGCAGCTCGCCACCGGCGGGCCCTGGCCGGACCCCAACGCCCTGAGGGGCGACGAGCGGCTGATGAGCTTGGCCATCCAGGAGGGCCTGAAGGGGGTCGGCCTTTCGAGCCCCAACCCCCCTGTGGGCTGCGTCATCGCTAGGGATGGGAGGGTCATCGGACGGGGGGTGCATGTCCAGGCAGGCACTCCCCACGGCGAGATCATGGCCCTGCGGGATGCCGCCAGCCGGGGCAACGAAGTGAAGGGCGCCACGGCCTATGTGACCCTGGAACCCTGCTGCCACTACGGCCGGACCCCGCCCTGCACTGAGGCTCTGCTGGCCGCGGGCATCGCCCGGGTCGTGGTGGGGACCCGGGATCCCAACCCCAGGGTGGACGGCGGGGGCATGGCCCTGCTCCGCTCCCGGGGTATCGAAGTCACCGAGGCCGTCCTGGGGGAGGCCTGCTCGCACTTCCATGCCCCCTTCTTCAAGCTCATCCGCACCGGCCTGCCCTGGGTCGTCCTCAAGCTGGCGGTGGGCTCCGATGGCTCCACCGGCCCCGATGGAGAGCGCACCGAGATCACCTCGCCGGAGATCCAGGGCTTGGCCCACGCCCTGCGCCGGGCCTGCGAGGCCATCGTGGTGGGCAGCGGCACCGTGGCGGTGGATGACCCCTCCCTGACGGACCGCTGGCCCGAGGCCACCCTGCCCCACCGACGCTTCCTGCGGGTGGTGCTGGACACCCACGGGCACCTGGCGGCGGCATGCCGGGTCTGGCAACCCGTCGAGGGCCAGCCTGCCCTGCGGGCCACGGTGGGTTCCCGCTCGCCCATCCCGGGGGTGGAGGATCTGCAGCTGCCGCCGGGGCCCAGGGGCTGCAGTCTGCGGCACCTCCTTCACGAGCTGGCGGCGCGGGGGGTGGGGCGGGTGCTCCTGGAGGGGGGACCGACCCTGGCCAAGCGGGCCATGGTGGAGGGCCTGGTGGACGAGTTCCACCGCTTCCGCTCCGAGCGCCCCGCCGGGGGACCACCCGTCCTGGGCCGCGAGGCCGACCACTTCATCCGGGTCACCTCCACCCCCTTCCCCGGTGGCAGCTGGGATGTCCTCCTCCCAGGCGTCTGCTGA
- the aqpZ gene encoding aquaporin Z: MPLRNRLLVEFLGTLWLVLGGCGSAVLAATFPGVGIGLLGVSLAFGLTVLTMAFAIGPISGCHLNPAVTLGLAVSGRFSWGDLVPYWVVQVLGGIAGAAILFIIASGQPGFVLGGFASNGYGIHSPGQYGLGSALVTEIVMTFFFLLVILGSTSKRAPQGLAPIAIGLCLTLIHLISIPVTNTSVNPARSTGPALFVGGWALRQLWLFWLAPLVGALLAGRLFSKLEAE; the protein is encoded by the coding sequence ATGCCGCTCCGCAATCGACTCCTGGTGGAATTCCTCGGGACCCTCTGGCTGGTTCTGGGAGGCTGTGGCAGTGCTGTGCTGGCCGCCACCTTTCCAGGGGTGGGCATCGGACTGCTCGGGGTCTCCCTAGCCTTTGGCCTCACGGTTCTGACCATGGCCTTCGCCATCGGCCCCATCTCGGGGTGCCATCTCAATCCCGCCGTGACCCTGGGTCTTGCGGTCTCCGGCCGCTTCTCCTGGGGGGACCTGGTTCCGTACTGGGTGGTCCAGGTCCTGGGGGGCATTGCCGGGGCCGCCATCCTCTTCATCATCGCTTCCGGTCAGCCTGGCTTTGTGCTCGGCGGCTTCGCCAGCAACGGCTACGGCATCCACAGCCCGGGTCAATACGGCCTGGGCTCCGCTCTCGTCACCGAGATCGTGATGACCTTCTTCTTCCTCCTTGTGATCCTTGGATCCACCTCCAAGAGAGCTCCCCAGGGCCTGGCTCCCATTGCCATCGGTCTCTGCCTGACCCTGATTCACCTCATCAGCATCCCCGTCACCAACACCAGTGTGAATCCCGCCCGCAGCACCGGTCCTGCTCTCTTCGTGGGGGGCTGGGCCCTCCGGCAGCTGTGGCTCTTCTGGCTGGCTCCCCTGGTGGGTGCACTCCTGGCCGGGAGGCTCTTTTCCAAGCTGGAGGCCGAGTAG
- the fdhF gene encoding formate dehydrogenase subunit alpha — translation MTHKVSTVCPYCGSGCKLWLHVDQGEIIKAEPADGRNNEGELCLKGYYGWDFLRDNKLLTKRLSKPLMRRTREEPLQETTWEEAIRFAADRLAAIKLKHGPDAIMATGSARGPGNEANYAMQKFVRAVLGTNNIDHCARVCHGSSVAGLQSTLGNGAMSNSIPEIENSKCILIFGYNPADSHPIVARRILKAQAKGARVIVVDPRQTEQARTADLWLRLNNGANMALVNAFGHVLLEEHLHDPSYVSQFTEGFEAYRQGVAAYAPEAVEQITGLPGTQVREAMRIYASAGDAVILWGMGVTQFGQAVDVVKGLSSLALLTGNLGRPNVGVGPVRGQNNVQGTCDLGTLPDMYPGYQPVTDNQVRAKFEAAWGVELSPRPGYRLTEVPHLVKEGKLKAYYIFGEDPVQSDPDAAGVRAALDAMDFVIVQDIFMNKTALHADVIFPATAWGEHEGVYSAADRGFQKFNKAVEPKGDVKPDWEIIGLLSSAMGYPMAYTSAEEIWEEMRHLCPLYAGVTYQRLEELGTIQWPCPDEQHPGTPYLYGGNRFNTPSGKGLLFAAAWRAPGELPDAEYPLVLCTVREVGHYSVRTMTGNCKALKTLADEPGFVRISPVEHAALGVQDGDLVWVASRRGKVLSRIQVSERINEGSIYMTYHWWIGSCNELTHDHLDPISRTPEFKYCAARIEAIPDQAWAETYLEREYLALRQRMGCVGA, via the coding sequence ATGACGCACAAGGTATCCACCGTCTGTCCCTACTGCGGGAGCGGCTGCAAGCTCTGGCTCCATGTCGACCAGGGCGAGATCATCAAGGCCGAGCCCGCCGATGGGCGCAACAACGAAGGCGAGCTCTGCCTGAAGGGCTATTACGGCTGGGACTTCCTCAGGGACAACAAGCTCCTGACCAAACGCCTCAGCAAGCCCCTGATGCGGCGCACCCGGGAGGAACCCCTCCAGGAGACCACCTGGGAGGAGGCCATCCGCTTCGCCGCCGACCGCCTGGCCGCCATCAAGCTCAAGCACGGCCCGGATGCCATCATGGCCACCGGCTCGGCCCGGGGCCCGGGCAACGAGGCCAACTACGCCATGCAGAAGTTCGTGCGGGCCGTCCTGGGTACCAACAACATCGACCACTGTGCCCGGGTCTGTCATGGCTCCTCCGTCGCCGGGCTGCAGAGCACCCTCGGCAACGGGGCCATGTCCAACTCCATCCCGGAGATCGAGAACAGCAAGTGCATCCTGATCTTCGGCTACAACCCCGCCGACTCCCACCCCATCGTGGCGAGACGCATCCTCAAGGCCCAGGCCAAGGGGGCCCGGGTCATCGTGGTGGACCCCCGGCAGACGGAGCAGGCCCGCACCGCCGATCTCTGGCTGCGACTCAACAACGGCGCCAACATGGCCCTGGTGAACGCCTTCGGCCATGTCCTGCTGGAGGAGCATCTCCACGACCCGAGCTATGTCAGCCAGTTCACGGAAGGCTTCGAGGCCTATCGCCAAGGAGTGGCCGCCTACGCCCCAGAGGCGGTGGAGCAGATCACCGGCCTCCCCGGAACCCAGGTGCGCGAGGCCATGCGCATCTATGCGTCCGCTGGCGATGCCGTCATCCTCTGGGGCATGGGGGTGACCCAGTTCGGTCAGGCCGTCGATGTGGTCAAGGGCCTCTCCTCCCTGGCTCTCCTGACCGGCAACCTGGGGCGCCCCAACGTGGGGGTGGGACCGGTGCGGGGCCAGAACAATGTGCAGGGGACCTGTGACCTGGGCACCCTGCCGGACATGTATCCGGGCTACCAGCCCGTCACCGACAACCAGGTGCGGGCCAAGTTCGAAGCGGCCTGGGGCGTGGAGCTCTCCCCCAGGCCGGGCTATCGCCTGACGGAGGTGCCCCACCTGGTCAAGGAAGGCAAGCTGAAGGCCTACTACATCTTCGGCGAGGATCCGGTGCAGAGCGATCCGGATGCCGCCGGGGTCCGGGCCGCCCTGGACGCCATGGACTTCGTGATCGTCCAGGACATCTTCATGAACAAGACGGCGCTGCATGCCGATGTGATCTTCCCGGCCACCGCCTGGGGTGAGCACGAAGGGGTCTACTCCGCCGCCGACCGGGGCTTCCAGAAGTTCAACAAGGCTGTGGAACCCAAGGGGGATGTCAAGCCGGACTGGGAGATCATCGGGCTGCTGAGCAGCGCCATGGGCTATCCCATGGCCTACACCAGCGCCGAGGAGATCTGGGAGGAGATGCGCCACCTCTGCCCGCTCTATGCCGGGGTCACCTACCAGCGCCTGGAGGAGCTGGGCACCATCCAATGGCCCTGCCCTGACGAACAGCACCCCGGCACCCCCTATCTCTACGGGGGCAACCGCTTCAACACGCCCAGCGGCAAGGGGCTGCTCTTCGCGGCAGCGTGGCGGGCCCCGGGTGAGCTGCCGGATGCCGAGTACCCCCTGGTGCTCTGCACCGTGCGCGAGGTCGGCCACTACTCGGTGCGCACCATGACCGGCAACTGCAAGGCCCTGAAGACCCTGGCGGACGAACCCGGCTTCGTGCGGATCAGTCCGGTGGAACATGCGGCCCTGGGGGTGCAGGATGGGGACCTGGTCTGGGTGGCCTCCCGCCGCGGCAAGGTACTCAGCCGGATCCAGGTCAGCGAGCGGATCAACGAGGGCTCGATCTACATGACCTACCACTGGTGGATCGGCTCCTGCAATGAGCTGACCCACGACCACCTCGATCCCATCTCCCGCACGCCCGAGTTCAAGTACTGCGCCGCCAGGATCGAGGCCATCCCCGACCAGGCCTGGGCCGAGACTTACCTGGAGCGGGAGTATCTGGCCCTGCGCCAGCGGATGGGGTGTGTGGGGGCCTAG
- a CDS encoding 4Fe-4S dicluster domain-containing protein has translation MNQFVVADHRKCIGCRTCEVACTLAHGPALAELSEGNFAPRLQVVRTARVTVPIQCRQCEDAPCLKACGVSALLRRNGLIEPVAGRCIGCKACLMACPYGAIDLVFEPGRAGNGAVEPLKCDLCHQSGAGPACVRVCPTDALGLVQEADLVRQTREKRQRAAGAAVHKSETR, from the coding sequence ATGAATCAGTTTGTCGTTGCCGATCACCGGAAGTGCATCGGCTGTCGCACCTGCGAGGTGGCCTGTACCCTGGCCCACGGGCCCGCATTGGCCGAGCTCAGCGAGGGCAACTTCGCCCCACGCCTGCAGGTGGTGCGGACCGCCCGGGTCACGGTGCCCATCCAGTGCCGCCAGTGCGAGGACGCCCCCTGCCTCAAGGCCTGCGGTGTGAGTGCACTGCTCCGGCGGAACGGCCTCATCGAGCCGGTGGCCGGACGCTGCATCGGGTGCAAGGCCTGCCTCATGGCCTGTCCCTACGGGGCCATCGACCTGGTGTTCGAGCCCGGCAGGGCGGGGAACGGCGCAGTGGAGCCCCTCAAGTGCGACCTCTGCCACCAGTCGGGGGCGGGCCCAGCCTGCGTGCGGGTCTGCCCCACCGATGCCCTCGGGCTGGTCCAGGAGGCGGATCTGGTCCGGCAGACCCGCGAGAAGCGGCAGCGGGCGGCCGGAGCCGCGGTTCACAAGTCGGAAACGAGGTAG
- the ftsY gene encoding signal recognition particle-docking protein FtsY encodes MGLFGNLFDKFKQGLQRTQELVLAPMQKLLGLRRLDEDQLLELEDLLLQADLGIHAVERLMERLRFEMKRNAEIDPKAVLKDELLKIIQHIPARPFQASSTQVVLLVGVNGVGKTTTLGKLAAHLKGRGEEVLVVAGDTFRAAAIDQLELWGQRAGVPVIRNQMGGDPAAIAFDGATSAKAKGTPWVLVDTAGRLHTKDHLMRELDKIHRSLQKVLPDAPHRVLLVLDATTGQNGLVQAEAFKAAAGVTDLVLTKLDGSAKGGVVIPILERLKLPIAFVGVGEGVDDLIPFDPEAFVDGLLSA; translated from the coding sequence TTGGGTCTGTTCGGCAATCTCTTCGACAAGTTCAAGCAGGGCCTTCAGCGGACACAGGAGCTGGTGCTGGCCCCCATGCAGAAGCTCCTGGGCCTCCGGCGCCTGGACGAGGACCAGCTCCTGGAGCTGGAAGACCTCCTCCTCCAGGCCGACCTCGGCATCCATGCCGTGGAGCGGCTCATGGAGCGGCTGCGCTTCGAGATGAAGCGCAACGCCGAGATCGACCCCAAGGCCGTGCTCAAGGACGAGCTCCTCAAGATCATCCAGCACATCCCTGCCCGCCCCTTCCAGGCCTCCTCCACCCAGGTGGTACTGCTGGTGGGTGTCAACGGTGTGGGCAAGACCACCACCCTGGGCAAGCTGGCCGCCCACCTCAAGGGCCGGGGCGAAGAGGTCCTGGTGGTGGCGGGCGACACCTTCCGCGCCGCGGCCATCGACCAGCTGGAACTCTGGGGCCAGCGGGCCGGTGTGCCCGTGATCCGCAACCAGATGGGGGGCGACCCGGCGGCCATCGCCTTCGACGGGGCCACCTCCGCCAAGGCCAAGGGAACGCCCTGGGTCCTCGTCGACACGGCGGGCCGCCTCCACACCAAGGACCACCTCATGCGCGAGCTGGACAAGATCCACCGCAGTCTTCAGAAGGTGCTCCCCGACGCCCCCCACCGGGTCCTCCTGGTGCTGGATGCCACCACCGGCCAGAACGGATTGGTTCAGGCCGAGGCCTTCAAGGCCGCCGCCGGGGTGACGGACCTGGTGCTCACCAAGCTGGACGGCAGCGCCAAGGGCGGCGTGGTGATCCCCATCCTGGAGCGCCTGAAGCTCCCCATCGCCTTCGTGGGCGTGGGGGAGGGCGTGGACGACCTCATCCCTTTCGATCCGGAGGCCTTCGTCGATGGACTCCTCAGTGCCTGA